The genomic stretch TGACCATTATTGAATGAAGTCAGTAACTCTAGGAAATCAACAAGAGGCTTAGGGATAAAAGGCAAGAGATAATTGGTCTTGAGATATCCGTTGGTCAATGGATTACTAAAAAGGCATAATTCTTTGAGAATGAGACCAGACTTTTTGACTAAATTCTCAATTTCATCTCTGTGCAATAAAAAAATATGCCCATCAGCATCAGGTTTGAATTGAACATTTTCAAATACGGAAGAATCAGGGCAGTCAGAAAATCTCGGCAAATTATTTCTGATATATTCTCCATTGGGCGTAGTCATGATGATGTATCCACCTGGCTTAATCAAAGTACTTATATTAAGCAAAAACTGATCAGGATGGGCAACATGTTCAATAATTTCCGTAATGACAACTGCATCGAATTCCTCTTGAAGGTTTAGCTCAAAACAATTGCCTGACAAGTAGTTGATATCTCCTGTTTCGTATTTTAGCTTTACATAATCAGCTAATTCAGCACGTAGGTCATTCCATGTTACTAAATAACCCAACTCAGCTAGACGTAATGAAAAGTTACCTTGAGCTGCAGCTACATCGATTATACGAGAATGACTTGGAACATATCGCTTTACCGTGTCAATAGTTTTATTAAACCTAAGTTGATATCCATAGGTATATCCCAGATTTCCTGTGTCTCCAAAAAATTCGAGCAAATCAGATGAATAGCTTGATTTCCAAGATTCCAGCCATTCAGAATTATAAACAGGTTTTTTCATAATGTAGTTTGATTCTTGAACAGTATCATGTACAAAATCTAAATAATTCTTGGAATATATTCTAGACTAGGAAATGCCAATATAATATTATTAAATAGTAGTATTCTTGTTTTTAAATTGATTGCATTATTCTCAAATAAACCCAAGGTTAGTAAGACAATATATACTGTTCTTGCTCAAAATCTGCTTGTCAATTATCGGGATATATTTCAAGCCGATTTAAAGGAACAAGAACTAGCAGAAATCTCATTTCTCCAAGAGAAACTCAAGAAACAGGCGATTGCGATCGCTTTGTTTGGGATGGTATCACGGGGGAAGACTTCGCTACTCAATGCTTTATTTGGGAAGAAATTGGGAGAAACGGGGGCGATTAATGGTGTTACGCAGGGGATTAGTACATATGAATGGAAGATCTCGGCGAAATCTTCGATTGATGATCAGGAAAACCAGAAATTAGAATTGCAGTTTATTGATACACAGGGGCTGGATGAAGTTGGTGGCGAAATCGGTGGTATGGCTGCCCTTGAAGCAGCTAAGCGAGCGGATTTGATTTTGTTTGTGATTGCGGGAGATATGACGAGGCGGGAGCAGGAAGCGATCGCCCAATTACAGACTTTCTATAAACCGATTTTGTTGGTTTTTAATAAAGCTGATCTCTATCCTGAAAGCGATCGCGAGGCAATTTACAAGGCACTACAGAACGAAGAAATGCGAAAGCTCATCTCTCCGCAAGAGATTGTCTTAACGGTAGCGGAACCGCTACCTGTGAAAGTGCGCTTGCAATATAGTGATGGGCGAGAAAGCCAAGAAGTGTGGGAACGTCCTCAGCCCGATGTGCAAGCGTTAAAGGAGCGAATAGTTTCTTTGCTGAATACCGAAGGTAAAGCCTTACTGGTGATCAATGTCTTGAGGTCATTGTTAGAGATCCAAGATGCGGTTACCCAACGTCATTTACAGAAGTTGCAAAGATCAACGGCGATCGCTGCAGTAATATTTGTTAGTGAAGCGGTGGGGCTATTAATATCGCCGCATTTATGGCTTGATGGTTTGATTAGTGGTACTTTTAATAGTCTATTTGTGCTTTGGGCGATCGGGAAATATTCTAGTCAGAAGAAGTATTTGTGGTTGCTGCTGATTGTCGCGATCGCCTGTTTATCTGGCGGATTGGGAATCCATAGTGAAGCTGCTCGCTATCTGCAAATCCTATGGGTAGGTTTGAGTATATCGGTTCTTTTTAAGGGAATTATTACGGATATCAACCATAGTCGAGGTTCTGGGAAGTTGGGTGCAAAAGCGTTAATGGCAGAAATTATTCAATCTGTTCCTGATGACTCAATACTGCGACGATTCCAGTAACTAAAATATATAGATCCAGCCTGTTGAGGCTTAAAGTAGCCCAGAGAAATTTTTGAAAGCGTGGCGAATCCGCGCTTTCAAAAATTTCTCTCTCTGGTTTGCAAGACAGCGCAAAGCGCTATAGCTAATTAACGTCAGTTTGACGAAGGCGAAAAATGGTAAAAATCGCTAAGCGATTTTTACCATTTTTCGCCATTTGTGCGGCGCAAAGCGCCGCGCAAATGGCGTTATCGAACTCGCGTTAATTAGTCAAACCCAAAACAAAATAATTACAACAAAATTTCTCTTAAAGGTATTATGATAATGATTATCATTTTTATAATACCCTAATGACTGCAAAAGTGTCCTCAAAATTATCCTCAGACTGGAGTTCACGTAAAGGTAGCTTAAGACTTAAAGCGATCGCCCCTCTCGTAATTGCGATCGCTACTAGTATGACTGCTTGCAGTGTTACTAACAACCCCACTGTTAGCAGTCCCACTGCTATAACTACTGCCAAAAGTGAAAATTTGCCCCTTGTTGTGGCAACTAATTCGGTTGCCTGTGACATTGCTAAGCAAATTGCAGGGGAAACGATCAATCTCCAATGTTTAATTGAGGCTGGTACTGACCCTCACATTTATCAGCCAAAGCCTGAAGATCGTAAAGCGATCGACTCAGCGAAATTAGTTCTTTATGGTGGCTATGACTTTGAGCCAAATTTAATCAAACTGATTCAATCAAGTTCTAATTCTGCTCCCAAAATTGCCGTGAATGAAATTGCTGTGCCAAAGCCATTGATGGATGAAGGTCATGACCATGATCATAGTAAGGAAGATAAAAAGGATGCTAAGTCCGAGAAATCAGCTGATCCCCATGTGTGGAACAATGCTCAAAATGGCATCAAAATTACTCAAGCGATCGGCAAAAGTTTAAGTAATCTTCGTCCTGATCAGGCAGAAATCTATGCTAAAAACACGACTAAACTTGTCAGCGAATTAGAACAAATTGACCTATGGATTAAATCCCAAATCGCCACAATCCCAGAAAGTTCGCGAAAACTAGTCACTACTCATGATGCTCTAGGCTACTATGCTACAGCCTATGGAATTCCTGTTGAGGGAGCCTTGAATGGAATTAGTACTGAGGAACAACCAACTCCCACTAGAGTGAAGCAGTTGGTCGAAGTTATTAAAACTAGTAAGGTTCCCACAATTTTTGCTGAAGTATCAATTAATCCTAAATTGATTACGGCTGTTGCGAAGGAAGCGAGTGTGAAGGTTAGCGATCGCGAACTCTATGCCGATGGACTAGGTGCAAAGGGCAGTGAAGCTGAAACCTATACAAAGATGCTGATTGCCAATACACGCACAATTGTTGAGGGATTAGGTGGTCAGTATACGCCCTTTCAGGTGAAAAACTGATGATTGATATTTTCCCTCCCAAAAAGCCTGCGGTTAGCGCTGAACAGTTGCAGCAGGTCAAAGATTGGCTATATGAGATATTGCAAATCGATAGCAATACAATTATTTCGATCAGTCAGATGCAATGCCAAGATCTTAATTGTCCACCTATGCAAACTGCGATCGCAATAATGACCACCCCCCATCGTGTAATTCGCATTCATAAAGCTATTCCTGACATTACCCATGCTGATGTGGTACAAGCGATCGCTGTACAAAAGCACAAATTAACACAGCCATAAACTCCCCATTTCAAAAACATGCAAACCCTTCAACCCGATATCCCAAAGCGCGGAATGCCTGTGACAATTGTTACGGGATTTTTAGGCAGTGGCAAAACCACACTTCTCAATCAAATTCTCAAGAACCGTCAGGATTTGAAAGTGGCAGTTTTGGTAAATGAATTTGGTGACATTAACATTGATGGACAGCTTCTAATTGATATTGAAGATGGAATGGTAGAGCTAAGTAATGGCTGTATTTGCTGCACGATTAATGATGGCTTAGTCGATGCTGTATATAACGTCTTAGAACGAAGTGAACGAATTGATTACATGGTGATCGAGACAACTGGCATTGCTGACCCTTTACCGATCGCCTTAACTTTTTTGGGGACAGAACTCAAGCATCTTACTCGACTCGATTCCATTCTCACGGTGATAGATGCAGAGACATTTACTTCCGAACATTTCCAAAGTGAGGCAGCGCTGAGTCAGGTAGAATATGGCGATATTGTGCTGTTGAACAAAACTGATTTAGTTCCTGAAAAGCAAGTTGAAGAGCTAGAAGAGTACCTCCGCAAGAAGAAATCCAAAGCGCGAATTTTGCGATCGCAATATGGAGAAGTTCCATTACCCCTAATCCTAGATGTAGATCTAGCCCCAACTAGTGTTTATCAACAAGTAGAGAAAGAGGATGAGATTCATGAACATGAGCATCACGAACATCATAACCATGAACACCATGAGCATGAACATCATCATCACCACTCTGACCATTTAGCCAATGATGGATTTATATCTGTCTCATTTCAAAGTGATCGCCGATTTGATTTAGACAAGTTCACCTATTTCCTTGATAAGGTAATGCCTAATGATGTATTTCGAGCTAAGGGTGTTCTCAGCTTTACATCTCAAGATTTGCGTTTTATCTTTCAGTTAAGTGGTAAGCGTTATGAATTAGCCTACGATCATCGACAAAAGCCTGCTGGAAATCAATTAGTTCTCATTGGCAGGAATCTTGATGGAATATCACTTCAACAACAATTGCAAGAATGCTTGGTATAGTACTGCGATCGCGACAAGAGCTATGGCATAAGGGTGCGACTTCAGGGCATATTCAAAAGCTCAAAAAACTCTATTGCGATTGCGATCGCGATGTGATTTTGGTCAAAATCGAGCAGGTTGGTGATATTGCCTGTCATACAGGTGCGAGAAGTTGCTTTTTTACAGAAGTTCCAATATGAACATTTAACAAATACTGAATGACCGAATTGTTGACTTGGTTAGGGTTGGCACAATGCGATCGCTACGTGCGATATTGTCCAATAAAAACCTACTGCCCCTCAATTCCGTAACTTCTCTCCTAGGCGCACCGATTATTGTCTGGACAATTTTGCGGCGACGATGAGTTAGAGCCATGCAAAAATATTCATCATTCCAATAAAAACTCCATTCACAATAGGCAATATTCAACTTAAATCAGCAAGTCCTTTACAAGCAGCATGAGAAAAGCTTGCTACTTTATCTAGATGGTTCGTCTCAGTTTTCAATTTCCAGTCACCTGTGGTTTCCGCAAGAATCGTGATTTCTCCTGCACATTTTGTAGCTTCAGATAATCCTTTTGTCATAGTTGCGCGATCGCTAGCTGAATGTTTACAAGTGCGCGTAACTTCCGTGCAGATAAATTTATCGAGACGTTTATCTTTGTTGTCCTTTAAATCAATTAGAGCCTTGAAAAGCTCTGGTTGAACATGACCATATCGATTTGTACTGCCCACAGACAGAACTGCAAGTTGAGCATCAATCAAAGTCAATAACTCTTGCAATTCATCACCATTTTTAGGATAGGCTCCATGATGAGGGATTTTGACAATATTCGCTGTAAAGTCGTCACTGTCTGAGTTTGCCTCTAAAAAGCTGAGTAATTCTGTAAGTCCAGCACCTTCAATATCAGCAAGAAGAAATGCAGAAAATTTACTATAGCTAACTCGTAAAACTGTAGAGATTTCGTTTAGCTTACCAGCAATGAGAGCAGAATGATTTTCAACATAGTATTGACTTGGATGTAGGGCT from Pseudanabaena sp. Chao 1811 encodes the following:
- a CDS encoding Era-like GTP-binding protein, with product MIALFSNKPKVSKTIYTVLAQNLLVNYRDIFQADLKEQELAEISFLQEKLKKQAIAIALFGMVSRGKTSLLNALFGKKLGETGAINGVTQGISTYEWKISAKSSIDDQENQKLELQFIDTQGLDEVGGEIGGMAALEAAKRADLILFVIAGDMTRREQEAIAQLQTFYKPILLVFNKADLYPESDREAIYKALQNEEMRKLISPQEIVLTVAEPLPVKVRLQYSDGRESQEVWERPQPDVQALKERIVSLLNTEGKALLVINVLRSLLEIQDAVTQRHLQKLQRSTAIAAVIFVSEAVGLLISPHLWLDGLISGTFNSLFVLWAIGKYSSQKKYLWLLLIVAIACLSGGLGIHSEAARYLQILWVGLSISVLFKGIITDINHSRGSGKLGAKALMAEIIQSVPDDSILRRFQ
- a CDS encoding ComEC/Rec2 family competence protein, with amino-acid sequence MTCEITFLPVGNADSIVIQTDISTIIVDLGKLDVLESWLQEHEISRIHRIYITHAHSDHFPSLIRLKDFITDWQEIISIDKIHLPYKVFEIARKKVSSDKNNDPKIGKLRLALKSISEWEKRRKPKFSHIERDGEEYSDGLLKIEALHPSQYYVENHSALIAGKLNEISTVLRVSYSKFSAFLLADIEGAGLTELLSFLEANSDSDDFTANIVKIPHHGAYPKNGDELQELLTLIDAQLAVLSVGSTNRYGHVQPELFKALIDLKDNKDKRLDKFICTEVTRTCKHSASDRATMTKGLSEATKCAGEITILAETTGDWKLKTETNHLDKVASFSHAACKGLADLS
- a CDS encoding CobW family GTP-binding protein encodes the protein MQTLQPDIPKRGMPVTIVTGFLGSGKTTLLNQILKNRQDLKVAVLVNEFGDINIDGQLLIDIEDGMVELSNGCICCTINDGLVDAVYNVLERSERIDYMVIETTGIADPLPIALTFLGTELKHLTRLDSILTVIDAETFTSEHFQSEAALSQVEYGDIVLLNKTDLVPEKQVEELEEYLRKKKSKARILRSQYGEVPLPLILDVDLAPTSVYQQVEKEDEIHEHEHHEHHNHEHHEHEHHHHHSDHLANDGFISVSFQSDRRFDLDKFTYFLDKVMPNDVFRAKGVLSFTSQDLRFIFQLSGKRYELAYDHRQKPAGNQLVLIGRNLDGISLQQQLQECLV
- a CDS encoding metal ABC transporter solute-binding protein, Zn/Mn family — encoded protein: MTAKVSSKLSSDWSSRKGSLRLKAIAPLVIAIATSMTACSVTNNPTVSSPTAITTAKSENLPLVVATNSVACDIAKQIAGETINLQCLIEAGTDPHIYQPKPEDRKAIDSAKLVLYGGYDFEPNLIKLIQSSSNSAPKIAVNEIAVPKPLMDEGHDHDHSKEDKKDAKSEKSADPHVWNNAQNGIKITQAIGKSLSNLRPDQAEIYAKNTTKLVSELEQIDLWIKSQIATIPESSRKLVTTHDALGYYATAYGIPVEGALNGISTEEQPTPTRVKQLVEVIKTSKVPTIFAEVSINPKLITAVAKEASVKVSDRELYADGLGAKGSEAETYTKMLIANTRTIVEGLGGQYTPFQVKN
- a CDS encoding class I SAM-dependent methyltransferase, whose translation is MKKPVYNSEWLESWKSSYSSDLLEFFGDTGNLGYTYGYQLRFNKTIDTVKRYVPSHSRIIDVAAAQGNFSLRLAELGYLVTWNDLRAELADYVKLKYETGDINYLSGNCFELNLQEEFDAVVITEIIEHVAHPDQFLLNISTLIKPGGYIIMTTPNGEYIRNNLPRFSDCPDSSVFENVQFKPDADGHIFLLHRDEIENLVKKSGLILKELCLFSNPLTNGYLKTNYLLPFIPKPLVDFLELLTSFNNGQFFPKINVHTLAVIMKPSQ